A region from the Colius striatus isolate bColStr4 chromosome 12, bColStr4.1.hap1, whole genome shotgun sequence genome encodes:
- the ANO7 gene encoding anoctamin-7 has translation MQHRSATDDPRCSLVRPDGCSSHCGYGTLHGAAAQVPRPSSTARDRNSTANVFSDGCTRIDFVLVWETVPCELSRQQHSPEAGAVQGGSAAIHSTWRKKFLDELHAAGIHMEKHVTHGGRKLVHYALLSAPWPLLCRSAEELRLRVPLQALPREGSGRSAPVPRRLRIPSPTAQELPDPPPDFYTCPFKASKLSCFLGSDEHDTFFSATQRHQILYEILSTTQYGPSREREVGLDRLLSQNVFSAAFPLHEGPCEPRPEELAAGSLSQRQVLFQYWASWSKWSKYQPLDHIRQYFGEKVAFYFAWLGFYTGWLLPAALLGMGVFITGVFLAFHDVPSQEICSSREQMCPLCKTCPYWQLSQACGMFMAGRLFDHGGTIFFSMFMSLWAVLFLEFWKRTSASLAHHWTCSELEDIEERPRPQFRATAPMTTLSPVTGLEEPHFPPRSRLRRSLAASLAVVMMIAVVLMFLVSGILYRAVVAVLLSSSRHLWFLAWPSRIASLTGSVLNLIFVLILSKIYISLAHFLTQWEMHRTQTEHEDAFTFKVFILQFVIFYSSPIYIAFFKGKFVGYPGHYLSFLGVRNEQCGSGGCFIELAQELLVVMVGKQMINNVQEVAVPKLKCWWHKHKLLSSKQASEEEGSALVKQPPWVMDHQLLAFEGLFDEYLEMVLQFGFITLFAAACPLAPLFALLNNCLEIRVDARKLVRDRRRPVAQRARGIGAWLRVLEATARLAAVSNALLIAFTSDTLPRLYYAYAQDHSLRGFVSFTLAPAPRDFVLQSNSTCRYRAFRDRDGNLTVTFWQLLAVRLGFIIVFEHVVLCASRGIAWLVPDVPEALQLKVKRERYLAKEALAENKVVLESRETRSKAGVLGLAAAGGWDSERFASS, from the exons ATGCAGCACAGGAGCGCCACGGACGACCCCCGCTGCAGCCTGGTGAGACCCGAcggctgcagctcccactgTGGCTACGGCACACTGCACGGTGCAGCTGCCCAGGTGCCACGG cccagcagcacagctcggGACAGGAACAGCACAGCCAACGTCTTCAGCGACGGCTGTACGAGGATAG ATTTTGTCCTGGTGTGGGAAACCGTCCCctgtgagctgagcaggcagcagcacagccctgaggCCGGCGCGGTGCAGGGGGGATCGGCCGCCATCCACAGCACCTGGAGGAAGAAGTTTCTGGACGAGCTTCATGCCGCCGGGATCCACATGGAAAAG CACGTCACCCACGGCGGGAGGAAGCTGGTGCATTACGCGCTGCTGAGCGCGCCCTGGCCGCTGCTCTGCCGCTCCGCCGAGGAGCTGCGGCTCCGTGTGCCGCTGCAG GCGCTGCCCCGGGAGGGCTCCGGCCGCTCGGCGCCGGTGCCGCGGCGGCTGCGCATCCCCAGCCCCACGGCCCAGGAGCTGCCCGACCCGCCGCCGGACTTCTACACCTGCCCCTTCAAGGCCAGCAAGCTGAGCTG CTTCCTGGGGAGTGATGAGCACGACACCTTCTTCTCTGCAACGCAGCGGCACCAAATT CTCTACGAGATCCTGTCCACGACCCAGTACGGCCCCTCCAGGGAGCGGGAGGTGGGGCTGGACCGGCTCCTGAGCCAGAACGTCTTCAGCGCCGCCTTCCCGCTGCACGAG GGTCCCTGCGAGCCACGGCCGGAGGAGCTGGCTGCCGGCAGCCTCAGCCAGCGACAAGTGCTGTTCCAGTACTGGGCCAGCTGGAGCAAGTGGAGCAAGTACCAGCCGCTGGATCACATCCGCCAGTACTTCGGGGAGAAAGTCGCCTTCTACTTCGCCTGGCTGG GCTTCTACACGGGGTGGCTGCTGCCCGCTGcgctgctggggatgggggtgtTCATCACAGGCGTTTTCCTGGCCTTCCATGACGTGCCCTC GCAGGAGATCTGTTCCAGCAGAGAGCAGATGTGTCCCCTCTGCAAAACCTGTCCATACTGGCAGCTCTCCCAAGCCTGTGGCATGTTCATG gCTGGACGTCTCTTTGACCACGGCGGGACCATCTTCTTCAGCATGTTCATGTCCCTGTGGGCAGTGCTGTTCCTGGAGTTCTGGAAGCGGACCAGCGCGTCCCTGGCTCACCACTGGACCTGCTCTGAGCTCGAGGACATCGAG gAGCGGCCACGGCCGCAGTTCAGGGCCACAGCCCCCATGACGACGCTGAGCCCCGTGACGGGGCTGGAGGAGCCGCACTTCCCCCCGCGCAGCCGCCTCCGCCGCAGCTTGGCCGCTTCCCTGGCCGTCGTGATGATG ATTGCCGTGGTGCTGATGTTCCTGGTCTCCGGCATCCTCTACCGGGCTGTGGTCGCCGTCCTGCTCTCCAGCTCGCGGCACTTGTGGTTCCTGGCTTGG CCCTCCCGCATCGCCAGCCTCACCGGCTCCGTGCTCAACCTCATCTTCGTCCTCATCCTCTCCAAGATCTACATTTCCCTGGCTCATTTCCTCACCCAGTGGG AGATGCATCGCACCCAGACCGAGCACGAGGACGCCTTCACCTTCAAAGTGTTCATCTTGCAGTTTGTCATCTTCTACTCCTCTCCCATTTACATCGCCTTCTTCAAGGGCAA GTTCGTCGGTTACCCTGGGCACTACCTGAGCTTCCTGGGGGTCCGCAATGAGCAG TGCGGCTCAGGCGGCTGCTTCATCGAGctggcacaggagctgctggtcGTCATGGTGGGGAAGCAGATGATCAACAACGTGCAGGAGGTGGCCGTCCC gAAGCTGAAGTGCTGGTGGCACAAGCACAAGCTCCTCTCCAGCAAGCAGGCGAGCGAGGAGGAGGGGTCAGCCCTGGTGAAGCAACCACCCTGGGTGATGGACCACCAGCTGCTGGCGTTTGAGGGGCTGTTTGACGAGTACCTGGAGATGG TCCTGCAGTTTGGCTTCATCACCCTCTTCGCGGCGGCCTGTCCCCTGGCACCCCTCTTCGCCCTGCTCAACAACTGCCTGGAGATCCGCGTGGACGCGCGCAAGCTGGTCCGTGACCGCCGGCGGCCGGTGGCGCAGCGTGCGCGGGGCATCGGTGCGTGGCTGCGCGTCCTGGAGGCCACCGCTCGCCTGGCCGCCGTCAGCAAC GCCCTGCTCATCGCCTTCACCTCCGACACCCTGCCCCGGCTGTACTACGCGTACGCGCAGGACCACAGCCTGCGCGGCTTCGTGAGCTTCACCCTGGCACCGGCGCCGCGGGACTTTGTCCTGCAGAGCAACAGCACCTGCAG ATACCGAGCATTCCGGGACCGGGACGGTAACCTGACCGTGACcttctggcagctgctggccGTACGCTTGGGCTTCATCATCGTGTTTGAG CACGTGGTGCTCTGTGCCAGCCGTGGCATCGCGTGGCTGGTACCCGACGTCCCCGAGGCCCTGCAGCTCAAGGTGAAGCGTGAGCGGTACCTGGCCAAGGAGGCCCTGGCTGAGAACAAG GTCGTGTTGGAGAGCCGGGAGACACGGAGCAAGGCCGGTGTCCTgggcctggctgcagctgggggctgGGACAGCGAGCGGTTtgccagcagctga